Below is a genomic region from Cotesia glomerata isolate CgM1 linkage group LG5, MPM_Cglom_v2.3, whole genome shotgun sequence.
ttattagtatttaaggagatttaattaatatttaataaatttttatttgggattagccaaataaacgttttattaaatagtaataaaatttcattactattaaataaaattgtctctcagtgtaggctagatatcagacatggacaggtctgatcaggtctgagcgtatttaaggcttcagatatgaacagacatgagcaggcatggacaggtctgataaGGTCTGAAcctatttaacgcttcagacatgaacagacatgagcaggcatgaacagttctgatcaggtctgagcgtatttaatgcttcagacatgaacaggcatgaacaggtctgaacGGATTTAACGCTttagacatgagcaggcatgagcaggcatgaacaggtctgatcaggtctgaacgaatttaacgcttcagacatgaacagacatgagcaggcatgaacaggtctgatcaggtctgaacgtatttaacgcttcagacatgaacagacatgagcaggcatgaacaggcatagacaggtctgagcgtatttaatgcttcagacatgaacaggcatgaacaggtctgatcaggtataatttcaggcctaatcatacatgaacaggcctgctcaggtctaatttcaggcctgatcagatatgaacaggtctgatcagtcctgatcattttttcccgggtgtgcaatttgaatagttttaaacaaaaataattcgcTTACCGTTTCCCGTCTTTTAATTGTCTTCCATAGCGATATtggtaattataaaaaattctgtctGGTAAAGACTCAATCGAGCTTTATACAGGACGTTGGCGTCTTCGATTGTTTTTTCGAGGTTCACCACGATCAACcatttcttataaattaaacgtttttttttttttttttatattttttaattaaacatcaATAAATTGACAAACGCTGTTGTATGTAACTATTCAACGGAAAAAGAATGTTTTTACTCTCAGAGCACAAGACAGACTGAGTGAGCGCTCTCAGACTGACTGACTGTGGATCGTAAACACAATGCCCCTCCGACTTGGTTACAAGTCGTACATTTCCGTATCTCTACTTCGTGTGTCATAGAACAAAACATTCGTGCGtagactgataaaaaatttaacttgactcCAGAGCAAAAATCTTGTACCAAGAACACTGatttaaagaaaatgaatttcttgagtgaagaggaaaaattcttgagtgaAGATATAGttcttggttaaaaaaaatatatcttgactcaagaatttttcctcttggctcaaaaaattcattttcttcaaatcagtgttcttggttcaagatttttgctCTTGAgccaagttaaattttttatcagtgttaGAGTATATTTATGTTGGTGTGATCTTACGAATTCTCATATTATGCGTTGATTTACATTgcttgtttaaaaatatggAAGCACGTATTACTAAAGCTTATAGCTAACCCAGGTAGGGTTTGCCAATGCTGACAAATGGCCCAGCCTTGGACCATTTGTTACTTTGCCAAGCCTTGGTAAGTTACCAGTGGCCCAGGCCTGGCCCGAGGCTTGGCCCAATGGTTCAATATTTTGGAACCAAGCCTTGGGAGATCACGACTGGCCGAAGCCTGGTCCGAGGCTCAGCCCAATGGTTCGACATTTTCAAGTCGAGCCTTGGGGTACACCACTGGCCCAAGCCTGGCCCGAAGCTTGATCCAATAGTTCAATATTTTGGAACCAAGCTTTGGGAGATTACAACTGGCCGAGGCCTGCTCCGATGCTTGGCCCAATGTCTCGATACATTTCAACCAAGCCTTGAAAAATCACCACGGACTTAAACCCGGTTCGATACTTGGCCCAATGCTTcgaacactgatagaagaatttaataaatgacttgtcaacaaaaaaattttaataaatatagttaTTAATCGTTGACCAATTATTTCTAACTATCATTTCTTTGTTGctgaaaaatgtataaaactCTCGAAGCtgctcaaaaaatagttttcatgtgaataaaaaatgataaattaaatactgaTACATAttgtgaatattttaaaaatgtttattttcctccacaaaaaaaatattgaaaaaaattgttaacaaGTAAGTTTGCTTATCACTCTCTTACACATATACAAATTACTTCTAATACAAATATATCTATCAGTGAAACTATAGTTTTGGGAAGTCACTGACACCCGAGGCTTGGCCCGGGTCTAGCTTGAGACTTGGCTCAATGGTTCGATATTTCCAAATTGAGCCTTGGGAAGTTATTACTATCGGACCAAATATAAATTCAGAACTAGCTTGGTGCTTTAATTGAatcatagaaaaattttttcaatgataaaaatattaattttttatgaagaaaatCTAACGCTAAAAAATGCttcaattattcattatttatagtcacattatcttaaataatagtaagaacatttcgtaaaaaaaaattattgaatgaaATTATACTAAGTAGTtacttttctataaattaaaagtgacaatttcttaatttagaTGTACTCAATTATGATCATGTATTAATTTTggtaatagaaaatttaattatttcgttgaaatcaaatgaattaaaaaaaaaacatttcataACTGTATTCTGTCaacaaattatattatctgaactatacaaaatttttagcagttataagttcaattttaattatggaacatcatgtaatAAAGCAAAATGACTGAGTGATGTTTAACTTAACTAAAACTAATCTGTTAGTGTTACTACGAAGTGCAGCGAAGTCAGTACGGTTCGAGACTTCAACGCGGGTGAcccaggttcgattcccatCGTGAGCAAAGATTTTTTCAAGGTAATCTGGTGTAATCGCGAGATACGATAATGTAAAGCTGATAATAAACCGTAAAATCGCGAAtacaattaaaatcaaatttaattttttaataatgtttgcattttttttagtcctgGTAAATTAGTTCCCCAAGGCTTTGTCCGAGCCCTCGGCCATTTGTTTCCCAAGACTCGGCTCAAGCCTTGTGTTTTTGTTTCCCAAGGCTTGGAACATGGCCATCATCCAAGGCTCGGACCATTGTCCGCCCAGTGGTCAGCCGAGGCTCACCCTAGCCTCATGCCAAGGCTTGGAACACTGGCATGACGGCTGGCCAAGATCTGGTCCAGGCCTTGCCCAATGGTTCCCTCCAACCAGGGAAATAacaatttgattaattaattttttcgcgggttttatttttttaattttaagaaataatatgaaatttcttaaatctAATGTAAATcgtagaataattttaatgaaaaatgataattatttatcgaggtctaaaaaaaaaaaaaaaaaaacaaaaaaaaaacaaaaataaaccaGTTGATCAGGAAGCTCGTATGTTTAGAACACAACAGAGACTGAGTAAGAGCTCTCAAACTGACTGACTGTGGATTACAAAAGTTTCAATAAAAACAGAAAATATGTATTTCAAACAAAAGGCGTggttgataattaaatattgtagaattatttacattaGTTCATATTATCAACCCGTATGATACGAGTGATTgtcttttgaattaaatttttccacgcactatttttatttaatcctgATAGATACTATAATTGACAGGTTCGTTTTTAACAATGTAAAACTTGTGCCggaccattaaaaaaaaaaaaaaaaaaaaaaataaaaacgaaaaaaaatgcTATCTACAGTCTTAATAAGAACAGCAAAAAATTCTTCGTGTATTTTGAGGAATTGTaaatgtaaattcaataacatgaaataaattctcatacattgaaagtttttttttcaaatttatctatttttgtatattatattgtttaatttgattttatattgtgGCGGTCATGTGACcgctgaaattaaaattatttaaaaattagtaaaaatttagttaaaattaaaattattttgttagacATTTAGGCTACAGTTAAGatttgaaattgtaaaatgaagtaaattcaatagaataatttagTTGCAAACTTTCAGTGGTAATAGGATTAAGTTGTAAATATTTGTACATTTTAAGATCCGGAGCCTTTTCTCTCTAGCTTGTGGGTTTTTCCCATGAGTTTTTTCCCAACAACTTTCCTCAAACCTTTCCTGTTTATTACTCTTTTTTCTATGTGCAATAAACCCAAGCGATAGAGGACCCGAGGTCAGCATGGCCAGCTGTACTCTCGAGCCCGCTGACGTCACGAAGGCTTATTGCCCTTTGCACTTTTCTCACACTTTTCTATTTCCCGAAGATTTCCTTCGTGTCCCTTCGCAAATCTTCGGGGCCTTCTACCCCACTGCTACCCTTTAAACTTCGACTCTGATACCCAAAGTGCAGTAGTGGACACCATTATTCCGACCTAACTCCCCGTCCTGAGTGCACGTGGCTCCGGGTGATATATTTCTGTCGTGAATCGTTACAATATACGTAGTAAATTAACCTCACGTTTACTTATTAACAGAACCTATCACCGTACCCAttaaaaatcctaaaatatgaatattattttgttattaagtgTATTTACtaatgtatatttttcattataaacaaaatgtaaaaaaaaaacttgaatagCAATTTGGATAGTTTTAGACAAAATAATTCGCTTACCGTTTCCCGTCTTTTAAATGTCTTCCATATCGGTATCggtaattatgaaaaatcctGTCTGGTAAAGACTCAATCGAGCTTTGTGCAGGACGTCGGCGTCTTCGATTATTTTCTGGAGGTTCACCACGATCAACCATTTCTCATTAattaaacgtttttttttaatattctttaattaaatatcaataaattgaCAAACGCTGTTGCATATAAGTATTCAACGAAAAAGAATGTTTTTACTCTCAGAGCACAAGACAGACTGAGTAAGCGCTCTCAGACTGACTGACTGTGGATCATAAACACAATGCCCCGCCGACTTGGTTACAAGTCGTACACTTCCGTATCCCTACTTCGTGTGTAATAGAACAAAGAATAAAACATCCGTGCTTAtgagtatatttatatttgtgtgagcttttgaattattatattatgcgTTGATTTATGTCGCCAGTTTGAATATATGGAAGTAAGTATTACTGAAGCTCATAGCTAGATAAcaacttgaataattaattttttcgcgagttttatttttatcttttcaaTTCTAAGTATTCAGTATTTCTGTTATCCTAtatgtattttaatataaaataatatgaaatttttgggATGTAAGGGCGTTGAGTTATTTAGTGAAGTAAACGAAgatatacaattataatttttatttaaatatctttaATTGCTAATACACGCGTGTACTTAAAACGAGGTGAAGTTACGATTATCCGATACGAAGCTTGGGGGTCACTCGGTAgaactgaaaattttcaagtgtcCATCTCGGCCTCCGACCTCTCCTGGGGTAGGGGGTACTCGATGGAagtatatagaaaatatattaaggGTAGGAGTATTTAGTTGTATGTAAGTATGGAAAATTGATATACGTAGGTACATGTACAGGAATGATTCTTTAGGTACACACAAATTATAGAATTGATATACGTAGGTACATGTACAGGATAGATTCTCAAATTATAGAAAAGTAGAAGTATTTTAGTTAAAAGGGATagatagagagagagagagagagagaaaaatagATATATAGGTATAGGTATAGAGAGCAATTAGTGAGGTCTTGGGTCCGGTCGCTGGCCAGGCGACAAGAGTTTTTAATCCCTTAATTGCTCTTTAGAAAAAGGTATGTTATTGAgaatattttgtgaaaaatatttgGGAAAAAACCCTTAAGCTTCTTACAACAAACTTATACCTATATTTAATCTTATgacaattcattttattagGGTCTCGCCAGCTGcaaatgtgaattttattatattgcaccaaaattataataaactaaaatttccCAAAAATGCTCTTGCAGCAGACGAGATTTATCAGTTGTTTGGCATCACCAAGTAAATTATAATCTAGTATAATTTATGGTGATGAGACACAACTGAAACttttctaacaaaattttaataccgTTGTAGAAAAATCTACAACTTAAGTAATTACTATATTAATTACctattactaataaataataataataataataatcataattattaactaaataattatatgctaataataataattaaataatgttaataaatataaataataatcaaataatattaataatcataactgataatgaattaaaattaatcattataaataataattatttaaattaatttacaaaaaaatggtGGAAGATATGACCCCCACATCACCCCCCTGCCAGTGATGAAGTCACGAATATCCAGCCTGGAAACGGTCAGGAAATCGTACTCGTCTTCCTGTCCTTGTTTGCCGTGGGACGTCGATCCTTGGTGGAACGTCCGGGTCCAGCTCTGGTAGTGCTGGAATTGGAAGCTCTGGAGCTGTTTGGACTTCTGGTTGATGTTGGTGCTCTGGTGGAGCCGCGGGGTTTCTTGGGCGTCCACGTCGTGGGCGTGCGATGATCACCTCGTCGTCTGGCTTCACTTGTTCTGGCTGCTGTTGTGAGAGCTCTGGTGGATTTACAGGCCCTCTTGGACGGCCGCGTCGTGGAAGAGCGATGACAACCTCGTCATCTGGTTCCTCCAGTTCTGGTTCTTCGATGTTGCTTGCCACTGTATATGCCGGTTTCAGACGATCAACTGTGATTGTAGTGTTTCTGCCATCCATGTTGACGGTGAAAAACCTATCAGCTCTACTGATAACCGGATAAGGTCCTGTATATGGTTGTTGAAGCGGCTGTTTGGGTCCGTCGTATCGCACAAACACATGACTGGCTGTAGTAAGATCCTTGAACACAAAGATCTTTTTCTCGCCATGTCGATTTATAGCTGCTGGACGTAGTTGCTGAAACCGTTTTCTGAGTTCTTTGATGAAGGTCGCCGCACCAGAATCGTCATTCTGTGGTGCACGTGACGTTAGGAACTCGCCTGGAATACGTAAAGGTTGACCGTACAGCATCTCTGCAGTTGTAGCGCCCAAATCTTTCTTCCAAGCTGAACGAATGCCCAGCATGACTGATGGTAGTGCTTCTGTCCATCGGTCTTGATGACAGCGAATAGCTGCTTTTAGTTGCCTGTGAAAACGCTCGACCATGCCGTTTGCTGCAGGATGATAAGCCGTTGTTCGGATGTGAGTCGTGCCGGCTATTTGATTTAGATGTCTGAATAAGTTAGACTCGAACTGCCGGCCTTGGTCCGTGGTAAGGCGCAGTGGAACACCAAATCGCGCGATCCAGTTATCGAAAAACGCTCGAGCAACTGTCACAGCTTCCTGGTCTGGGAGTGGAACTACCTCTGGCCAACGGGAGAACCTGTCTATCATAGTTAAGCAATACCGATTGCCATCGCAATGCGGCATAATGATTAAATCTAAATGGACATGTTCAAACCTGGACGATGGAGGGGCAAACGACCCAACTGGAGCTGAGACGTGGCGAGTGACCTTGGATCGCTGACACTCGAGACAACATCTAGCCTATCTCCTACAATCTGCCCTCATAGATGGCCAGATATACCGCTGTGCTGCAAGTTTGCATGTTGCGTTAGCTCCAGGATGCGACAGCTGGTGAACGGAGTTGAATGCTGCTTGTCTGAATGGTTCAGTGATGAACGGGCGGGGTACCGCAGTCGAAACATCACACTTAACCATGATGCCTGATCCTGGAATTGGGACTAGCTTTAGCTGGAGCGCTGAGGATTGGTGTTGCAGGTCCAAAAGCTCCTGATCTGTCTTTTGAGATTCTGCTAACGCCTCGTAGTCGATTGTAGACTCCAATTCCTCAATGCGTGATAGTGCATCAGCAACGATGTTCTCTTGGCCTGACACATGACGGATGTCCGTAGAAAACTGGCCAACGAAGTCCAAGTGACGTTGTTGACGTGGTGAACACTGCGCTGATCTTAACTTAAAAGCAAAGGTTAGAGGTTTATGGTCAGTATAAATAGAAAACTCACATGCTTCGACCATATGTCGGAAATGCTTCACTGCTAAGTATATTGCCAGCAGCTCTCTGTCATACGCGCTGTACTTCTGCTCTACAGGGCTGAGTTTCTTTGAAAAGAAATTAAGCGGCTGCCATGATTCATCAACCCATTGTTGTAGAACTGCTCCGATGCCTACATCAGAGGCATCCGTGAAAATGGCTAGTAGAGCTTCTGACTTCGGGTGGACCAACAGTGTGGCTTGCGCCAAGCTTTCCTTGCATGTCTCGAATGCGGCGACTGCTGCAGGGGTCCACTTGACTGGTGCACGGCCTTTAACGTCTCCTCGAAGTAGCTCGTTCAGCGGTGCCTGGATGTCTGCAGCTTTGGGTATGAACCTACGGTAGAAGTTCAACATACCCAAGAACTGACGAAGTTGTTTACCTGTCGTTGGTTGAGGGAACGAGCGAATAGTTTCCACTTTTTCGGGCAATGGACGTGTGCCCTCTCTGGAAACCATGTACCCGAGGAATTCGACCTCGGACACGCCGAAGATACACTTGTTGGGATTGATCACCACACCATAACTCTCCAACCTCTCGCAGAGTGTTCTGAGATGTTTCATGTGCTCTTCCGGTGACGATGAGGCGATAAGGATGTCATCAATGTAGGCGTAACAAAAGTCCAAACCACGAAGTACCTCGTCCATGAAGCGCTGGAACGTTTGGGCTGCGTTTCGGAGTCCAATTGTCATAAATGGAAACTCAAATAAGCCGAACGGCGTCGTGATGGCTGTCTTTTGAATGTCCTCCGGAGCTACTGGAATCTGATTAAAAGCGCGAACCAAATCAATTCgggaaaatattttcttaccgTGGAGCAAATATGAGAAGTCGTGGATGTGTCGCACAGCATATTTGTCCGGTCTGGTCCGGTTGTTGAGGCCTCTGTAGTCTCCGCATGGACGCCACTCGTCATCCTTCTTAGGGACCATGTGTAGAGGTGCAGCCCATGGACTCTTTGACGGTCGTGTAAGTCCTAGGCGCATCATGGCTTCGAACTCCTTCTTCGCTGCCAACAGCTTGTCGGGAGCCAATCGCCTTGGCTTCAGCGCCACTGGTGGTCCTGATGTCGTTATGATGTGGTGTTGAGTCTGATGCTTCACTTCTCCTGGAGCACCACATGGTCGCGTAATCGATGGAAATTCCTCCAGGAGTTTATGGTATTCGGAAGAGCCTGAGATAACCCTGATGCCCGGGTCCTCGCACTGAATTATCTCACCAACAAGATCAATTTTCGTGGTTGTATCTATTAGCCTGCCGTTCTTGAGATCAACCAGCAGTCCATAATGCGACAGGAGGTCTGCGCCGATGATAGGCTTGGAAACATCTGCGACTAAGAACCTCCATGTGAAGTCTCGCCTTAGCCCAAGATTTAGTGTAAACGTCGCAACACCATATGTATAAATCGGTGTACCGTTGGCCGCAGAAAGTTCGTATGTTGCTTTCTTACACGGTCCGCGGTAAATTTTGCGCGGAATCACACACAAGTCCGCTCCAGTGTCGATCAGGAAACGCATACCTGATTCACGGTCCCGGACAAATAGACGGCTGTGGGTTATTGGGCGAGTGTCGTCGGCCGCCATTAACGACCGCCCTGGTCGTTTCCCGGCGTCCAATTACACGGGGAAGTACAATGATCTGCTTTGTCggcaaatattaataatgataaagttATTTCACAAATAAGATATTtgttgccgtaagatggacggcggaGTTCACGAAATGGTCAACCTTTACAAGCATGTGATTGTTGTGCAAACATGCTTGTATATCTACTTCTGTAGTACGTTTCTGTTCTTCAGAAACTGTACTTTCAGAAAATCCCCAGGGGTAGAAATTCTATTTAGTATAGAAGTAGTTATTTCACAAATAagatgtttttttgttttcatccTGATCATCAGGAAATGATGATCCAGCTTGCGCTTGCAATCGGCGAAGATATTGCGACGGTTTCTCGTCGCCCATTTTCTCTCCTTCAAGCAGCTTGCGGGTCTTCTCCTCTTGACTGATGCTCAACCTTTTGATAAGCTGCTCTTTCAGCTCGTCGTACAGGGCAGCAGAAAGCGGTTTCATAATGATGTCCCGCACTTCGGTCACGTATCGCGAAGGTATTGATGATAATACTAGCAGGTACTGCTGCTGCTTATCGATGATGTggtttcttaaaaattgagattCGACCATCGCGAACCACATCTCGGGATCTGCCGCAACGAACTCGGGAAATCGTTGTGAAGCCACTACCGTCACCGCATTGCCTCCATTTAATTCCTCACCGttaaccattttaatttttaaactatcgACTACAAATTTAAAGAAGGTTAATCACACGCGCACAAAATACTCACTTGATTTGCAATACCCACAAATCAccagaagaaaataaaaaattacgcgATATAAATCtgatttaaattgaaatttaaaacgcgaattattattcaaaactaGGGGTCACCACTTTGGGATGTAAGGGCGTTGAGTTATTTAGTGAAGTAAACGAAgatatacaattataatttttatttaaatatctttaATTGCTAATACACGCGTGTACTTAAAACGAGGTGAAGTTACGATTATCCGATACGAAGCTTGGGGGTCACTCGGTAgaactgaaaattttcaagtgtcCATCTCGGCCTCCGACCTCTCCTGGGGTAAGGGGTACTCGATGGAagtatatagaaaatatattaaggGCAGGAGTATTTAGTTGTATGTAAGTATGGAAAATTGATATACGTAGGTACATGTACAGGAATGATTCTTTAGGTACACACAAATTATAGAATTGATATACATAGGTACATGTACAGGATAGATTCTCAAATTATAGAAAAGTAGAAGTATTTTAGTTAAAAGGGATagatagagagagagagagagagaaaaatagATATATAGGTATAGGTATAGAGAGCAATTAGTGAGGTCTTGGGTCCGGTCGCTGGCCAGGCGACAAGAGTTTTTAATCCCTTAATTGCTCTTTAGAAAAAGGTATGTTATTGAGAATATTTTGTGGAAAATATTTGGGAAAAAACCCTTAAGCTTCTTACAACAAACTTATAcctatttttaatcttatgacaattcattttattagGGTCTCGCCAGCTGcaaatgtgaattttattatattgcaccaaaattataataaactaaaatttccCAAAAATGCTCTTGCAGCAGACGAGATTTATCAGTTGTTTGGCATCACCAAGTAAATTATAATCTAGTATAATTTATGGTGATGAGACACAACTGAAACttttctaacaaaattttaataccgTTGTAGAAAAATCTACAACTTAAGTAATTACTATATTAATTACctattactaataaataataataataataataatcataattattaactaaataattatatgctaataataataattaaataatgttaataaatataaataataatcaaataatattaataatcataactgataatgaattaaaattaataattataaataataattatttaaattaatttacaaaaaaatggtGGAAGATATGACCCTcacaaatttgttaaatttaaagtaaatctgaaaataattttaatagtaaatgataattatcttCCAAGGTCTCAAGAAAAAAGTAATGACTATAGTTGATcagaaaattacaaaaaaaataattgcagtgAAACCGCGTGGTTGATAGtcagattgtaaaattattttatgttagtCTATAATGTAAATCTAGGTATGTAAATCGAGTGATTGTTTAtcttattcaattatttttatgcagtgttttaaattttagcaCAAAGACTTTTTATATATCATTTAACTgtaatatgaatattttatttatattacagCTGTTTTATGAAAGTTATTACTttacaagaaattttatttactgtcttcttatttctttaatatcgatgaaaatgtaataattatattttcccTATCTAAACTAATAATCGAGCTATCAAGGTCGTTGCAAGAAATTGTCTGTTTTCATCAAGTTCAGCCCGATCGTCCATTTTTTATAAGTCAAACGTTTAGTAGCTCGGGTATGTATATAGTTTTCTGTAACTCTTCAATGTACTGCGCATGAACGAAAATTCTCTTTTTAGAGTAGCTCCTCCCTTTACATAGTTGTTTAACCAGTAGATCGGTGGCCTCATCACTACTACTTATATACCCTTTCTTTAGAGATGTGTAATCGTGAATATACATTCTTCCACTTCCACTCGACTGATTCTTCTTTGACTCGTTTAAAACCAAAGCTGAAGCTGAACGCCAGTGTGAGTTCGTCAGCCGTACGTTTGCTAACTACACATATGATGAAATTAGTCAGGACTACATCGT
It encodes:
- the LOC123266035 gene encoding uncharacterized protein LOC123266035, which translates into the protein MIDRFSRWPEVVPLPDQEAVTVARAFFDNWIARFGVPLRLTTDQGRQFESNLFRHLNQIAGTTHIRTTAYHPAANGMVERFHRQLKAAIRCHQDRWTEALPSVMLGIRSAWKKDLGATTAEMLYGQPLRIPGEFLTSRAPQNDDSGAATFIKELRKRFQQLRPAAINRHGEKKIFVFKDLTTASHVFVRYDGPKQPLQQPYTGPYPVISRADRFFTVNMDGRNTTITVDRLKPAYTVASNIEEPELEEPDDEVVIALPRRGRPRGPVNPPELSQQQPEQVKPDDEVIIARPRRGRPRNPAAPPEHQHQPEVQTAPELPIPALPELDPDVPPRIDVPRQTRTGRRVRFPDRFQAGYS